A window of Parasynechococcus marenigrum WH 8102 contains these coding sequences:
- the pth gene encoding aminoacyl-tRNA hydrolase: MADVLRLVVGLGNPGTKYEGTRHNIGFMALEQMASREGFSFRQQSKLHGLVAEHGIGESRLRLLMPQTYMNDSGRSIRAALDWFGFTPEQLLVLVDDMDIPLGRLRLRGQGSAGGHNGLRSTIQHLGTQAFPRLRIGIGAPADNPAERRARTVSHVLGSFSRAEQPEVDVVLDGVLEAIQRIQRQGLDRAGNWINGFCPASVE, translated from the coding sequence ATGGCCGATGTGCTCCGGCTGGTGGTCGGCCTGGGCAATCCAGGCACGAAGTATGAGGGAACCCGTCACAACATCGGCTTCATGGCATTGGAGCAGATGGCATCACGCGAGGGGTTCAGTTTTCGTCAGCAGAGCAAGTTGCATGGCTTGGTGGCGGAGCACGGCATCGGTGAAAGCCGACTGAGGCTGCTCATGCCGCAGACCTACATGAACGACAGCGGTCGGTCCATCCGCGCAGCGCTCGACTGGTTTGGCTTCACGCCGGAACAACTGCTGGTTCTGGTGGATGACATGGACATCCCCCTGGGGCGTCTGCGGTTGCGGGGCCAGGGCAGTGCTGGAGGCCATAACGGTTTGCGGAGCACAATTCAGCACCTGGGCACTCAGGCCTTTCCGCGCTTGCGCATCGGCATTGGTGCTCCTGCTGACAATCCCGCGGAACGGCGGGCGCGCACCGTGTCCCACGTGCTCGGTTCCTTCAGTCGTGCGGAGCAGCCTGAGGTGGATGTCGTGCTGGACGGTGTGTTGGAGGCCATCCAGCGCATTCAGCGCCAGGGTCTGGACCGCGCCGGCAACTGGATCAACGGCTTCTGTCCGGCTTCAGTGGAATGA
- a CDS encoding DUF3146 family protein, whose protein sequence is MTALPATTAHLRVLRQCFSDQCVEGEVSAGGFEWTFHWAFDCGELTVEPSLGRALIQDALLRFLVRADYRLEPGGDYTFTVRARF, encoded by the coding sequence ATGACAGCGCTTCCCGCCACGACAGCCCACCTCAGGGTTCTGCGGCAGTGCTTCAGTGATCAGTGCGTTGAGGGTGAGGTCTCGGCAGGCGGTTTCGAGTGGACCTTTCACTGGGCTTTCGACTGCGGTGAGCTCACGGTTGAGCCGTCCCTGGGTCGAGCCCTGATTCAGGACGCGTTGCTGCGCTTTCTGGTGCGCGCCGACTATCGATTGGAGCCCGGCGGGGATTACACCTTCACGGTGCGGGCACGCTTTTGA
- a CDS encoding RuvC family protein codes for MSHLVGLDPGRAKCGLVLVDPDQRLVLDGVVLPPSRVISQLKTWSNQGELRLILLGNGTSSEQWNPALQRLASVEIVEERGTTLRARDRYWQLWPAKGWRQMLPRGLRLPPGELDAVAALVMVEDHLGHQCQWPQSRPAFKSVPAP; via the coding sequence ATGAGCCATCTGGTGGGACTCGACCCCGGTCGTGCCAAGTGCGGCCTGGTGTTGGTGGATCCTGATCAGCGCCTGGTCCTCGATGGTGTCGTGCTGCCCCCATCGCGCGTCATCAGTCAGCTGAAGACCTGGTCTAACCAGGGGGAGCTGCGGTTGATCCTGTTGGGGAACGGCACCAGCTCGGAACAATGGAATCCAGCATTGCAACGACTGGCCTCGGTCGAAATCGTTGAGGAAAGGGGAACAACCCTTCGCGCCCGGGATCGCTACTGGCAGCTCTGGCCCGCCAAGGGATGGAGGCAAATGCTGCCGCGGGGCCTGCGGCTTCCCCCTGGTGAGTTGGATGCGGTGGCAGCTCTGGTGATGGTCGAGGATCACCTCGGCCATCAGTGCCAGTGGCCTCAGTCGCGACCGGCCTTCAAAAGCGTGCCCGCACCGTGA
- a CDS encoding DUF3084 domain-containing protein, protein MSGWLLILALLILGGVLSTLGDRLGSRVGKARLSLFNLRPRRTAVLITVLTGSLISALSLGLLLLVSRQLRVGLFELDALQAKLRDSRAALDAAETERREARSATERIEAELIATRQRSATLRRELEPLQQQKRQLEQERNRLTAEIQARDVDIQRTEAELRSVRDRIKAGEKELSSLEQDLLALRRGSVVLRSGQALATATVRLEQPGQAKQVVDRLLQEANQTAYVRVRPGETPDRQILLVPRGDVERLQQTLRQSGTWVVSMRSAGNVLRGESVVYAYPDVKPNRTITRVDEVLATTTIEPDERGSEAVRTRLNLLLASAFAEVQRRGSLSEGLQFDGSALNELGLALVDRTDNEPLDLQVIAVRSSDTADPVAVSVILKP, encoded by the coding sequence ATGAGCGGCTGGCTGCTGATCCTGGCTTTGCTCATCCTCGGTGGTGTGCTGTCGACCCTGGGGGATCGGCTGGGCAGTCGCGTGGGAAAAGCACGGCTCAGCCTGTTCAATCTGAGGCCGCGACGCACCGCTGTGTTGATCACAGTGCTCACCGGCAGCCTGATCAGTGCCCTGTCCTTGGGTCTCCTGCTCCTTGTGAGCCGCCAGCTTCGGGTTGGACTGTTTGAGCTCGATGCCCTCCAGGCCAAACTCCGGGACAGCCGGGCGGCCCTTGATGCGGCCGAAACGGAGCGGCGCGAGGCTCGGTCAGCGACGGAGCGGATCGAGGCGGAATTAATTGCCACCCGGCAAAGGTCCGCAACCCTGCGCCGAGAGCTGGAACCACTGCAACAGCAGAAGCGTCAACTGGAGCAGGAACGGAACCGACTGACCGCCGAGATCCAGGCCAGGGACGTCGATATCCAGCGCACGGAAGCTGAATTGCGCAGTGTGCGCGACCGGATCAAGGCTGGGGAAAAGGAGCTCTCGTCCCTGGAGCAGGACCTGCTGGCCTTGCGCCGTGGATCCGTCGTGCTGCGCAGTGGCCAGGCCCTGGCCACTGCCACGGTGAGGCTGGAGCAACCGGGGCAGGCCAAGCAGGTGGTGGATCGGTTGCTGCAGGAAGCCAACCAAACCGCCTACGTCAGGGTCAGACCAGGGGAAACCCCGGATCGTCAGATCCTTCTGGTCCCCCGAGGGGATGTGGAACGGCTGCAACAAACCCTGCGTCAATCCGGCACCTGGGTCGTGTCGATGCGATCGGCGGGCAATGTGCTGCGGGGTGAGTCCGTGGTGTATGCCTACCCGGATGTGAAGCCGAACCGAACCATCACCCGCGTCGACGAGGTGCTGGCCACCACCACCATCGAGCCGGACGAACGCGGATCAGAGGCGGTCAGGACCCGGCTCAACCTGCTGCTGGCCTCAGCCTTTGCAGAAGTTCAACGCCGCGGTTCGCTCAGTGAAGGACTGCAGTTCGATGGCAGCGCACTGAACGAGCTGGGCCTGGCGCTGGTGGATCGAACCGACAACGAACCGCTCGACCTGCAGGTGATCGCTGTCCGCAGCAGCGACACAGCGGATCCTGTCGCTGTGAGCGTGATCCTGAAGCCATGA
- the ntcA gene encoding global nitrogen regulator NtcA, which yields MVASSGFSRYSPQQPQVAGAAERSRTLLDVIRDLDGASTELVERNKTIFFPGDPAERVYLIRRGAVRLSRVYESGEEITVALLRENSLFGVLSLLTGHRSDRFYHAVAFTRVEMVTAPAASVRAAIEADTGVGLRLLQGLSSRILQTETMIETLTHRDMSSRLVSFLLVLCRDFGVPDELGITIDLRLSHQAIAEAIGSTRVTITRLLGDLRQSGLVQIDRKKITVLDPIALAKRFS from the coding sequence ATGGTGGCCAGCAGTGGTTTCAGTCGCTATTCCCCCCAGCAACCGCAGGTTGCGGGTGCAGCCGAACGAAGCCGCACCCTTCTGGATGTCATCCGTGATCTGGATGGAGCCAGCACCGAGTTGGTGGAACGCAACAAGACGATTTTCTTCCCGGGGGATCCGGCCGAAAGGGTGTATTTGATCCGTCGCGGAGCCGTGCGCCTGTCCAGGGTGTACGAATCAGGCGAAGAGATCACCGTGGCGCTGCTGCGGGAAAACAGCCTGTTCGGCGTGCTGTCACTGCTCACCGGACACCGATCCGACCGCTTCTATCACGCTGTTGCCTTCACGCGGGTGGAAATGGTGACCGCACCGGCCGCCTCCGTGCGTGCTGCCATCGAGGCGGACACCGGTGTCGGCCTGCGTCTTCTGCAGGGCCTCTCCAGTCGGATCCTGCAGACGGAAACGATGATCGAAACCCTCACCCACCGCGATATGTCGTCCCGATTGGTGAGTTTTCTGCTCGTGCTGTGCAGGGATTTCGGCGTGCCCGATGAACTCGGCATCACGATTGATCTGCGCCTGTCTCATCAAGCCATTGCCGAAGCGATCGGCTCCACACGCGTCACCATCACCCGTCTGCTGGGAGACTTGCGCCAATCCGGACTCGTTCAGATTGACCGCAAGAAGATCACGGTGTTGGATCCCATCGCCCTGGCCAAGCGGTTCAGCTGA
- the rph gene encoding ribonuclease PH, which yields MPAPTPKRADGRGATELRPFSVDWDPMSFALSSLIVRTGRTAVLCSVSLEEDVPRWRRGNGCGWLSAEYRLLPGSTPQRQSRELMKLSGRTQEIQRLIGRSLRAVLDMDALGERTLLIDCDVIQADAGTRTASITGAWIALRRACDLLRSQGVLTQDPIRQQLAAVSVGLIDGTPLLDLDYSEDSRADVDLNVVTAGDGRLLELQGTAEQAPFSRSELDAMLNLAESGLQELMQGQRHALATAAGSAIS from the coding sequence ATGCCTGCACCCACGCCCAAGCGGGCAGACGGCCGGGGAGCCACAGAGCTGCGCCCCTTCTCCGTGGACTGGGATCCGATGTCCTTCGCCCTCAGCTCCCTCATCGTGCGTACGGGCCGAACCGCAGTGCTGTGCAGCGTTTCCCTGGAGGAGGACGTCCCCCGCTGGCGCCGGGGGAACGGTTGCGGCTGGCTCAGCGCTGAATATCGACTGCTTCCCGGTTCAACTCCGCAACGGCAGTCGCGAGAGTTGATGAAGCTCTCGGGCAGAACGCAGGAGATCCAACGCCTGATCGGTCGCAGTCTCCGGGCTGTTCTTGACATGGACGCCCTGGGCGAGCGCACGCTTCTGATCGACTGCGATGTGATCCAGGCCGACGCCGGCACCCGCACCGCTTCGATCACCGGCGCCTGGATCGCCTTGCGCCGGGCCTGTGATCTACTCCGCTCCCAGGGTGTGTTGACGCAGGATCCGATTCGCCAGCAGCTGGCGGCGGTTTCGGTGGGGTTGATCGATGGGACGCCCCTGCTGGATCTCGACTACAGCGAAGACAGCCGTGCCGACGTGGACCTCAATGTGGTCACCGCCGGAGATGGCCGCCTGCTGGAACTGCAAGGGACGGCAGAGCAAGCACCCTTCAGCCGCTCCGAACTCGATGCCATGCTCAACCTGGCTGAATCGGGACTTCAGGAGCTGATGCAAGGTCAGCGTCACGCCCTGGCCACAGCCGCCGGTTCAGCGATTTCGTAA
- a CDS encoding cob(I)yrinic acid a,c-diamide adenosyltransferase — translation MTASLTSSHRSSDSVAQDHRALERAGLRPLVPVRPPLQLVEPEGQLQVHTATYRGSFSSVLSQAMRTAGLGSRVLIAQFLKGGVHQGPQGCVRLCGGLTWLRPDVPACLSQADHPGGAAAVDAVWQSCRRHLRDGDIDQLVLDEVGLAVGLGYVEEGALLDALDQRPPAMDVVITGPAIPPSIVAMADQVTQLRRGF, via the coding sequence ATGACCGCCAGCCTCACCTCAAGCCATCGTTCCTCGGACTCCGTGGCTCAGGACCACAGGGCTCTGGAGCGGGCTGGTCTCCGCCCATTGGTGCCGGTTCGCCCACCCCTGCAGCTGGTGGAGCCGGAGGGGCAGCTTCAGGTTCACACCGCGACCTATCGCGGCAGCTTCTCCAGTGTTCTCAGCCAGGCGATGCGCACCGCTGGGCTGGGCAGTCGTGTGCTGATTGCTCAATTCCTCAAAGGTGGGGTGCATCAGGGACCGCAGGGTTGTGTACGTCTCTGCGGCGGACTCACCTGGCTCCGCCCTGATGTACCGGCTTGTCTCTCTCAGGCTGATCACCCTGGTGGTGCGGCGGCTGTTGATGCGGTTTGGCAGTCCTGCCGTCGCCATCTGCGTGATGGCGACATCGATCAGCTGGTTCTCGATGAAGTCGGCCTCGCCGTTGGGTTGGGCTACGTCGAGGAGGGCGCGCTGCTGGATGCCCTCGACCAGCGGCCGCCCGCCATGGATGTGGTGATCACAGGGCCCGCCATTCCCCCCAGCATCGTGGCCATGGCTGATCAGGTCACTCAATTGCGTCGAGGTTTCTGA
- the dcd gene encoding dCTP deaminase produces the protein MLKNDRWIAEQAAQGMLEPFQKGLVRHLDPEQQARPVLSFGCSSYGYDLRLSAQEFMIFRHVPGTVMNPKRFNPANLEPTPLHEDEDGRYFILPAHSYGLGVALEKMRVPPYITVICLGKSTYARLGIIVNTTPAEASWEGHLTLEFSNSSGADCRIYAEEGICQLLFFEGDPCDTTYSDRQGKYQHQPERVTLARI, from the coding sequence ATGCTCAAGAACGATCGCTGGATCGCCGAACAGGCCGCGCAGGGCATGCTCGAGCCCTTCCAGAAGGGCTTGGTCCGTCATCTGGATCCTGAGCAGCAGGCCAGGCCTGTGCTGAGTTTCGGTTGTTCCTCATATGGCTATGACCTGCGCCTTTCAGCTCAGGAATTCATGATTTTTCGCCATGTGCCGGGCACGGTGATGAATCCCAAGCGCTTCAACCCCGCCAACCTCGAGCCGACGCCGTTGCATGAGGACGAGGACGGTCGTTATTTCATCCTGCCGGCCCATTCCTATGGCCTTGGCGTCGCGCTGGAGAAGATGCGCGTCCCGCCTTACATCACGGTGATCTGTCTTGGCAAGAGCACCTATGCCCGTCTGGGCATCATCGTGAACACCACGCCTGCGGAAGCGAGCTGGGAAGGACACCTCACTCTTGAGTTCAGCAACAGCTCCGGCGCTGACTGCCGTATTTACGCCGAAGAAGGGATCTGTCAGCTGCTGTTCTTCGAGGGGGATCCCTGCGACACCACCTACAGCGATCGCCAGGGCAAATATCAACATCAACCGGAGCGCGTCACCCTGGCTCGGATCTAA
- the thyX gene encoding FAD-dependent thymidylate synthase, with protein sequence MDRFRVDLIAATPNPQLCVYAAMHQDYSEGFVAADRENWPDEQRAGEICVKRLLAGERGHYGPMEHAQIVLNVGWFPHSVMQQARTHRVGVSFDVQSMRYTGERICRAANGELDLEEVFYLRPVGDYSDRQGKKYAYTESQRALDLDHCRASAERYRDLLSAGFAEEHARGILPFDYRQHFVVSFSLRAFLHFMDLRAKLDAQLEIRQLCDLMWPHMVSWAPEFAGWYEKSRLHRARLAP encoded by the coding sequence ATGGATCGCTTCCGGGTTGATCTGATCGCTGCCACACCCAACCCTCAGCTCTGTGTGTATGCGGCCATGCATCAGGACTACAGCGAGGGCTTCGTCGCTGCTGATCGTGAGAACTGGCCCGATGAACAACGGGCGGGGGAGATCTGCGTCAAACGCCTGCTGGCTGGGGAACGCGGTCATTACGGCCCGATGGAGCACGCCCAGATCGTGCTGAACGTGGGTTGGTTCCCCCATTCCGTGATGCAGCAGGCCCGCACCCACCGGGTGGGCGTCAGTTTTGATGTGCAGTCGATGCGATACACCGGTGAGCGCATCTGCCGCGCTGCCAATGGGGAGCTGGATCTTGAGGAGGTGTTCTACCTGCGACCGGTCGGTGACTACAGCGATCGCCAGGGCAAGAAATACGCCTACACCGAAAGCCAGCGGGCCCTGGACCTCGACCATTGCCGAGCCTCAGCGGAGCGTTATCGCGACCTTTTATCAGCAGGCTTCGCTGAAGAGCACGCCCGGGGGATCCTTCCCTTCGACTATCGGCAGCACTTTGTGGTGAGCTTCAGTCTGCGGGCCTTTCTGCACTTCATGGATCTGCGGGCCAAGCTCGACGCGCAGCTGGAAATCCGCCAGCTCTGCGATCTGATGTGGCCACACATGGTGTCCTGGGCCCCTGAATTTGCGGGCTGGTATGAGAAAAGCAGGCTTCACCGCGCCAGGCTGGCCCCTTAG
- a CDS encoding thioredoxin family protein, with translation MTGSSPQPLLGPVQRIVLVVAAIVLAVGLTMMRGGLQSGSPLEQLARRSMTPDVALSNGRPTMIEFYADWCQVCREMAPAMLKLEQSMQQQLDVVMVNVDNPRWQDLVDRYDVNGIPQLNLFNAEGDAVGRSIGLRREQELSLLADALIQGSPLPSLQGLGRVSERTDVAPQQASLTAGPRSHG, from the coding sequence ATGACAGGCAGTTCTCCACAACCATTGCTGGGTCCTGTTCAACGGATCGTGCTTGTGGTGGCCGCCATCGTCCTGGCTGTTGGACTCACCATGATGCGGGGTGGGTTGCAGAGCGGATCCCCTCTCGAACAGCTGGCCCGGCGTTCCATGACTCCTGACGTCGCCCTCAGCAACGGGCGTCCGACGATGATTGAGTTCTATGCCGACTGGTGCCAGGTCTGCCGCGAGATGGCGCCGGCGATGCTGAAGCTCGAGCAGAGCATGCAACAACAGCTGGATGTGGTGATGGTGAACGTCGACAACCCGCGCTGGCAGGACCTGGTGGATCGCTACGACGTCAACGGCATCCCCCAGCTCAATCTGTTCAATGCTGAGGGTGATGCCGTCGGCCGCTCCATTGGCCTGCGACGGGAACAGGAACTCTCCCTTCTGGCCGATGCGCTGATTCAGGGCTCCCCACTGCCGTCCTTGCAGGGGCTGGGTCGTGTCAGTGAACGCACGGATGTCGCACCTCAACAGGCATCTCTGACGGCTGGTCCCCGCAGCCACGGTTGA
- the glmM gene encoding phosphoglucosamine mutase, whose protein sequence is MVQRAVPSIGPSLGSSAPGFGTDGIRGRAGTELSPALCLQVGYWIGRVLKADGPVLIGMDSRSSGSMLVAALTAGLTAAGRDVWELGLCATPAVPLLIREVGAAGGLMVSASHNPPADNGIKVFGADGTKLSAERQARVETGLRGEVEDDGPSRCGRSVQRQDLLRSYQDKLLSSVGDRRLNGVPIVLDLCWGSATACAAEVFQTLGADLTVLHGQPDGERINVACGSTQLDPLRQAVVAQGAVMGFAFDGDADRMLAVDARGRVVDGDHVLYLWGSVLQDQKALPGDRLVATVMSNLGFERAWERRGGELERTPVGDQHVHAAMVANGAALGGEQSGHILAASHGLCGDGVLTALQLATLCHGQDIALSDWLDRSFKAYPQKLVNVTVPDRARRKGWSSCMPLQEAVLQAEASMGAAGRVLVRASGTEPVLRVMVESEDQSLVDRWTQHLAAMADEHLNAA, encoded by the coding sequence ATGGTTCAACGCGCCGTCCCGTCGATCGGGCCCTCGCTCGGGTCTTCAGCGCCAGGTTTCGGCACGGACGGCATCCGGGGACGTGCCGGCACCGAGCTCTCACCGGCCCTCTGTCTGCAGGTGGGTTACTGGATCGGTCGCGTGCTCAAGGCCGATGGTCCGGTGTTGATCGGGATGGATTCCCGCAGCAGCGGCAGCATGCTGGTGGCGGCTTTGACCGCAGGACTGACGGCGGCGGGTCGAGATGTCTGGGAGCTTGGCCTCTGTGCCACGCCGGCGGTTCCCCTGCTGATCCGTGAGGTGGGTGCCGCCGGTGGATTGATGGTCTCGGCCAGTCACAACCCCCCCGCCGACAACGGCATCAAGGTGTTTGGTGCCGATGGCACGAAGCTGAGCGCCGAGCGTCAGGCCCGGGTGGAGACCGGCCTGCGGGGTGAGGTCGAGGACGATGGCCCCAGCCGCTGTGGTCGCTCGGTTCAGCGGCAGGACCTGCTCAGGTCGTATCAGGACAAGTTGCTGAGTTCGGTGGGGGATCGGCGGCTCAATGGTGTCCCGATCGTTCTTGATCTCTGCTGGGGTTCAGCGACGGCCTGTGCCGCTGAGGTGTTTCAAACCCTCGGCGCAGACCTGACGGTGCTGCATGGCCAGCCGGATGGGGAACGGATCAATGTGGCTTGTGGTTCAACTCAGCTGGATCCCCTGCGCCAGGCCGTGGTGGCCCAAGGGGCGGTGATGGGCTTCGCCTTTGACGGTGACGCCGATCGGATGCTGGCGGTCGATGCCCGCGGTCGGGTGGTTGATGGAGACCATGTGTTGTACCTCTGGGGATCGGTGCTCCAGGACCAGAAGGCGCTTCCCGGCGATCGACTGGTTGCCACGGTGATGTCCAACCTGGGATTTGAGCGGGCCTGGGAGCGTCGCGGCGGTGAACTTGAGCGCACGCCCGTCGGCGACCAGCATGTTCATGCCGCGATGGTGGCCAACGGTGCAGCCCTTGGGGGTGAGCAGTCTGGCCACATCTTGGCGGCATCCCATGGGCTCTGCGGTGATGGGGTGCTGACGGCGCTGCAGCTGGCGACGCTGTGCCATGGCCAGGACATCGCCTTGAGCGACTGGTTGGATCGCAGTTTCAAGGCCTATCCCCAGAAGCTGGTGAATGTGACGGTTCCGGACCGAGCCCGCCGCAAGGGATGGTCCAGTTGCATGCCGCTTCAGGAGGCGGTGCTACAGGCGGAGGCGAGCATGGGTGCAGCTGGGCGGGTGCTGGTGCGGGCCAGCGGCACCGAACCGGTACTGCGGGTGATGGTGGAATCAGAAGACCAGTCGCTGGTGGACCGCTGGACCCAGCATCTAGCTGCCATGGCCGACGAGCACCTCAACGCGGCCTGA
- a CDS encoding BadF/BadG/BcrA/BcrD ATPase family protein, with protein MLLAGFDAGQTSTRCRVCLWQEVGWQIIGESSGPGVSHLEASGGAERFRQAVLTSLTSAFEGEGERRLDAAVIGASGIEQGSALQPKATALLADALSLPEDRVLATGDERTALRGAFPDGDGIILISGTGMICLGRDHQGKEHRCGGWGWMLDGAGSAFDLGHQGLQLTLQMADGRRPDHPLRQRMWEQLGCRDHTDVKAWVVQPSRTAADLAALAPLLVAAADAGLPAAQDILQRSASALVSCAATVARELALPQPAVAGLGGVLQHQGSVQRAVEVGIIAEIPGARWAPAASDACWGALTMARELVLRPR; from the coding sequence ATGCTGCTCGCAGGATTCGATGCCGGCCAGACCAGCACCCGCTGCCGGGTCTGCCTCTGGCAAGAGGTCGGCTGGCAGATCATCGGTGAGAGTTCAGGTCCTGGGGTGTCCCACCTCGAGGCCTCTGGCGGAGCTGAGCGGTTCCGTCAGGCCGTGCTCACCAGCCTGACATCCGCCTTTGAGGGTGAAGGGGAACGAAGACTGGATGCCGCCGTGATCGGTGCCAGCGGAATCGAGCAGGGCTCAGCCCTGCAACCGAAAGCCACTGCCCTGCTGGCAGATGCCTTGTCTCTTCCCGAGGACAGAGTCCTGGCCACGGGCGACGAGCGCACCGCGCTGCGGGGAGCCTTCCCTGACGGGGATGGAATCATCCTGATCAGCGGCACCGGCATGATCTGCCTCGGCAGAGACCACCAGGGGAAAGAACACCGCTGCGGGGGTTGGGGCTGGATGCTCGATGGCGCGGGTTCCGCCTTTGATTTGGGCCATCAGGGGTTGCAACTCACCCTGCAGATGGCCGATGGGCGACGGCCGGACCACCCCCTGCGCCAGCGGATGTGGGAGCAGCTGGGCTGCCGCGACCATACCGATGTCAAAGCCTGGGTGGTTCAACCGTCGCGCACTGCTGCGGACCTGGCCGCCCTGGCACCACTGCTGGTCGCAGCGGCTGATGCAGGCCTTCCGGCCGCTCAGGACATCCTCCAACGATCAGCTTCGGCTCTGGTGAGCTGCGCTGCCACCGTGGCCAGGGAACTCGCGCTACCGCAGCCGGCGGTGGCGGGGCTCGGCGGCGTGCTGCAACACCAGGGCAGCGTCCAACGGGCGGTTGAGGTGGGGATCATCGCTGAGATCCCGGGCGCACGCTGGGCCCCAGCTGCCTCCGATGCCTGCTGGGGCGCACTCACCATGGCCCGCGAGCTGGTGCTCAGGCCGCGTTGA
- a CDS encoding IctB family putative bicarbonate transporter encodes MADATDQRSIPLLLRWQGCLTPTASVQQRLELLSGVVLMLLLGSLPFVSRSGLGLELAAAGLLWLLWSLITPAKRLGAISRWVLLYLAIAWVCTGFSPVPIAAAKGLLKLTSYLGVYALMRTLLERQIVWWDRLLAALLGGGLFSSVLALRQLYASTDELAGWADPNSVSAGTIRIYGPLGNPNLLAGYLLPLVPLACIAVLRWKRLSCRLLAAVTALLAGSATVFTYSRGGWLGLLAALALAGMLILLRTTAHWPPLWRRLLPLAALLIAGIALALAITQLDPIRTRVLSLVAGRGDSSNNFRINVWLAAIEMVQDRPWLGIGPGNAAFNSIYPLYQQPKFDALSAYSVPLEILVETGIPGLLACLGLLLSSIQRGLRIHGQQGLIAIGSLAAIAGLLTQGITDTIFFRPEVQLIGWFALASLGATWLRD; translated from the coding sequence ATGGCCGATGCCACAGATCAGCGATCCATCCCTTTGCTGCTGCGTTGGCAGGGGTGTCTGACGCCAACAGCGTCCGTGCAGCAACGGCTGGAGCTGCTGTCGGGCGTGGTGCTGATGTTGCTGCTAGGCAGCCTGCCGTTCGTCAGCCGCAGTGGCCTGGGGCTGGAACTTGCAGCGGCTGGCCTGCTTTGGCTGTTGTGGTCATTGATCACCCCCGCCAAACGCCTCGGTGCCATCAGCCGCTGGGTGCTGCTGTACCTCGCCATCGCCTGGGTCTGCACAGGCTTCTCCCCCGTTCCGATCGCTGCCGCCAAAGGCCTGCTGAAGCTGACCAGCTATCTGGGCGTGTACGCCCTGATGCGTACCCTGCTGGAACGGCAGATCGTCTGGTGGGACCGACTGCTGGCCGCGCTGCTGGGGGGAGGGCTATTCAGCAGTGTTCTGGCACTGCGGCAGTTGTATGCCTCCACCGACGAGCTCGCCGGCTGGGCCGATCCCAACTCCGTCAGTGCCGGCACGATTCGCATCTACGGACCACTCGGTAACCCCAACCTTCTGGCGGGCTATCTCCTGCCGCTGGTGCCCCTGGCGTGCATTGCAGTACTGCGCTGGAAGCGGCTGAGTTGTCGCCTCCTCGCTGCGGTGACGGCGCTGCTGGCGGGCAGCGCCACCGTCTTCACCTACAGCCGTGGAGGCTGGCTGGGCCTGCTGGCGGCCCTGGCCCTGGCGGGCATGCTGATCCTGCTCAGAACTACAGCCCACTGGCCGCCGCTGTGGCGACGTTTGCTGCCCCTGGCCGCCCTACTGATCGCCGGCATCGCGCTGGCCCTGGCGATCACCCAACTGGACCCGATCCGCACCCGGGTGCTGAGCCTGGTGGCTGGTCGCGGTGACAGCTCCAACAACTTCCGTATCAACGTGTGGCTGGCGGCCATCGAGATGGTTCAGGACCGCCCCTGGCTCGGCATCGGGCCCGGCAATGCCGCCTTTAACAGCATCTATCCGCTGTATCAGCAGCCGAAGTTCGATGCCCTCAGCGCATACTCCGTGCCGTTGGAGATCCTGGTTGAGACCGGTATCCCTGGGCTGCTGGCCTGCCTGGGACTGCTGCTGAGCAGCATCCAGCGCGGCCTCCGCATCCACGGGCAGCAGGGGTTGATCGCCATCGGCAGCCTCGCCGCCATCGCCGGGCTGCTCACCCAAGGCATCACAGACACGATCTTCTTCCGGCCGGAGGTGCAACTGATCGGCTGGTTCGCTCTCGCCAGCCTCGGCGCCACCTGGTTGCGGGATTGA